From a single Sphingobium lignivorans genomic region:
- the folE gene encoding GTP cyclohydrolase I FolE, producing MASQQVETDIRPGKPDVPAEVKDAIRTLIRWAGDDPDREGLLETPKRVARAWKEYCEGYAEDPAYHLSRIFHEVGGYDEIVMLKDIPFQSHCEHHMAPIIGKAHIAYLPRDYVVGISKLARVLEAFARRLQVQERLTAQVADCIWEHLKPHGVAVVIEATHGCMTGRGVRTHGTVMRTSRMMGVFKRDEKSREEVLRLMGVQ from the coding sequence TTGGCCAGCCAGCAAGTCGAAACCGATATCCGCCCCGGCAAGCCCGACGTGCCTGCCGAAGTGAAGGACGCCATCCGCACGCTGATCCGCTGGGCCGGCGACGACCCCGATCGCGAGGGTCTGCTCGAGACGCCCAAGCGCGTGGCGCGCGCCTGGAAGGAATATTGCGAGGGCTATGCCGAGGACCCGGCCTATCATCTCTCGCGCATCTTTCATGAAGTGGGCGGCTATGACGAGATCGTCATGCTCAAGGACATCCCGTTCCAGTCGCATTGCGAGCATCACATGGCGCCGATCATCGGCAAGGCGCACATCGCCTATCTGCCGCGCGACTATGTGGTCGGCATCTCCAAGCTCGCGCGCGTGCTGGAGGCCTTCGCGCGCCGGTTGCAGGTGCAGGAGCGGCTGACCGCGCAAGTGGCCGATTGCATTTGGGAGCATCTCAAGCCGCATGGCGTGGCCGTCGTCATCGAGGCGACGCATGGCTGCATGACCGGGCGCGGGGTGCGCACCCACGGCACCGTGATGCGCACCAGCCGGATGATGGGCGTGTTCAAGCGCGACGAAAAGAGCCGGGAGGAAGTGCTGCGCCTCATGGGCGTGCAGTGA
- a CDS encoding DUF2218 domain-containing protein gives MTKAIARVPTRNGSRYLQQLCKHWAHNLAVEFTPEHGTITFPRDARGATWASDALVTMDARDETLDVTIDASSPEHLDAMKGVVARHLDRFAFREAPLTFDWA, from the coding sequence ATGACCAAGGCCATTGCCCGCGTGCCGACCCGCAACGGCAGCCGCTATCTCCAGCAGCTCTGCAAGCACTGGGCTCATAATCTCGCGGTGGAATTCACGCCCGAGCACGGCACCATCACTTTCCCCCGCGATGCGCGCGGCGCCACCTGGGCCAGTGATGCCCTCGTCACCATGGATGCACGAGACGAGACGCTTGACGTGACGATCGATGCGAGCAGCCCCGAGCATCTCGACGCGATGAAAGGCGTCGTTGCGCGGCATCTCGACCGTTTCGCGTTCCGCGAGGCCCCGCTCACGTTCGACTGGGCTTAA
- a CDS encoding glycosyltransferase family 4 protein — MLASDLRIALFSGNYNYVRDGANQALNRLMGSALAAGAAVRVYSPTIATPAFPPTGDLVSVPSWSMPGGRGEYRLARGLPDAVRADLEAYRPNIVHVSAPDILGHRAVSWAHAQGIATIASLHTRFETYPRYYHLGFTEPLLVWAQKRFYNRVDQVMVPSQSMVTLLREWGVSSPIGVWSRGINHARFNPGRRDEAWRRALGIAEHEVAVGFLGRLVLEKGLGVFADVVAALKARGVPHKVLVIGDGPAREWFARRVPEAAFTGFQAGDDLGRAVAGMDIFFMPSVTETFGNVTTEAMAAGVPVVAARATGSVDLVVDGVTGFLVPPQDVSAYADAIQRLIEDPALRRAAGLASHERVRGYEWEEVNADMLKAYEALAHKA; from the coding sequence ATGCTTGCGAGCGACCTGCGAATTGCCCTGTTCAGCGGCAACTATAATTATGTCCGGGACGGCGCCAATCAGGCGCTCAACCGTCTGATGGGGTCGGCGCTGGCCGCGGGTGCCGCCGTGCGCGTCTATTCCCCCACCATCGCGACGCCGGCTTTCCCGCCCACGGGCGATCTCGTGTCGGTGCCGAGCTGGTCCATGCCGGGCGGCCGCGGGGAATATCGCCTCGCGCGCGGGTTGCCCGATGCGGTCAGGGCCGATCTGGAGGCCTATCGCCCCAACATCGTCCATGTCTCCGCGCCGGACATTCTGGGCCATCGCGCCGTCTCCTGGGCGCACGCGCAGGGCATTGCCACCATCGCGTCGCTGCACACCCGGTTCGAGACCTATCCGCGCTATTATCATCTCGGCTTCACCGAGCCGCTGCTCGTCTGGGCGCAGAAGCGCTTCTACAACCGGGTCGATCAGGTGATGGTGCCCAGCCAGAGCATGGTGACGCTGCTGCGCGAATGGGGCGTGTCGAGCCCCATCGGCGTCTGGTCGCGCGGCATCAACCACGCCCGGTTCAATCCCGGCCGGCGGGACGAGGCCTGGCGCCGCGCGCTCGGCATCGCGGAGCACGAGGTGGCGGTTGGCTTTCTCGGCCGGCTGGTGCTCGAGAAGGGGCTGGGCGTGTTTGCCGATGTCGTCGCCGCGCTCAAGGCGCGTGGCGTGCCGCACAAGGTGCTGGTCATTGGCGATGGCCCCGCGCGCGAATGGTTCGCGCGCCGCGTGCCCGAAGCGGCCTTCACCGGCTTCCAGGCCGGGGACGATCTGGGCCGCGCCGTGGCCGGTATGGACATCTTCTTCATGCCGTCGGTCACCGAGACGTTCGGCAATGTGACCACCGAGGCGATGGCCGCCGGCGTGCCCGTGGTCGCTGCCCGCGCGACCGGATCGGTCGATCTGGTGGTGGACGGCGTCACCGGCTTCCTCGTTCCGCCGCAGGATGTCAGCGCCTATGCGGACGCCATCCAGCGCCTCATCGAAGACCCTGCCCTGCGGCGCGCGGCCGGCCTCGCCAGCCACGAGCGGGTGCGCGGCTACGAGTGGGAAGAAGTCAACGCGGACATGCTCAAGGCCTATGAGGCACTCGCGCACAAGGCCTGA
- a CDS encoding acetyl-CoA C-acetyltransferase, with product MEAFIYDAVRTPRGRGKPDGSLHEITPVQLAVQALQAIRDRNGIDTADLDDVILGCVAPVGEQGTDIARMAVLTAGFADTVPGVQINRFCASGLEATNMAIAKVASGEAELAIGGGVESMSRVPMGADGGAWASDPAVAYATYFAPQGIGADVIATKFGISRDDCDAYAVESQRRAKAAWDEGRFARSIIPVRDVIGQVVLDRDEHMRPETTMQSLAALKPSFVAMGEEMPGFDTIALLRYPELERVNHVHHAGNSSGIVDGAAAVLVGSRAMGEKYGLTPRARMKAMGSIGSEPMIMLTGPESIADKLLKKAGMTTGDIDLWELNEAFASVVLRYMQALDLDPSQINVNGGAIAMGHPLGATGAMVLGTALDELERSGKGTALVNLCVGAGMGTGIIIERI from the coding sequence ATGGAAGCCTTCATCTACGACGCGGTGCGCACGCCCCGGGGGCGTGGCAAGCCGGACGGGTCGCTTCACGAGATCACGCCTGTCCAGCTCGCCGTGCAGGCGCTCCAGGCGATCCGCGATCGCAACGGCATCGATACCGCCGATCTTGACGACGTCATTCTCGGCTGCGTGGCGCCGGTCGGCGAGCAGGGCACGGACATCGCGCGCATGGCGGTGCTCACGGCCGGCTTCGCGGATACGGTGCCCGGCGTGCAGATCAACCGCTTCTGCGCATCCGGGCTGGAGGCGACGAACATGGCCATCGCCAAGGTGGCGAGCGGCGAGGCCGAGCTGGCGATCGGCGGCGGCGTCGAATCCATGAGCCGCGTGCCGATGGGCGCGGATGGCGGCGCCTGGGCGTCCGATCCCGCCGTGGCCTATGCCACTTATTTCGCGCCGCAGGGCATCGGCGCGGATGTCATCGCCACCAAGTTCGGCATCTCGCGCGACGATTGCGATGCCTATGCCGTCGAGAGCCAGCGGCGCGCCAAGGCGGCGTGGGACGAGGGCCGGTTCGCCCGGTCGATCATCCCGGTGCGCGACGTCATCGGCCAGGTCGTGCTGGATCGCGACGAGCATATGCGGCCCGAGACGACGATGCAGAGCCTCGCCGCGCTCAAGCCCAGCTTCGTGGCGATGGGCGAGGAAATGCCCGGCTTCGATACCATTGCGCTGCTCCGCTATCCCGAGCTGGAGCGCGTCAATCATGTCCATCATGCCGGCAACAGCTCGGGCATCGTGGATGGCGCGGCGGCCGTACTGGTCGGCAGCCGGGCAATGGGCGAGAAATATGGCCTTACCCCCCGCGCGCGGATGAAGGCGATGGGCTCCATCGGCTCGGAACCGATGATCATGCTCACAGGGCCGGAAAGTATCGCAGACAAGCTCTTGAAAAAGGCCGGGATGACGACCGGGGACATCGATCTCTGGGAGCTCAACGAGGCCTTCGCCAGCGTGGTGCTGCGCTACATGCAGGCGCTGGATCTCGATCCGTCGCAGATCAACGTGAACGGCGGCGCCATTGCCATGGGGCATCCCCTGGGCGCAACCGGCGCCATGGTGCTCGGCACCGCGCTCGACGAGCTGGAGCGGTCCGGCAAGGGCACGGCGCTGGTCAATCTGTGCGTCGGCGCCGGCATGGGCACCGGCATCATCATCGAGCGGATCTGA
- a CDS encoding PEPxxWA-CTERM sorting domain-containing protein: MKTINALAGAMALAMGAAPAAATTSFITDPITNPSSAWEGIDYWGVQVTSRDHFDQLLTFDIPDYSKIDIVMQGSPKFRFTDILLNGVSILSDFSIGYSPALTATGYANAGAVSLQFVGDYTCNDCWGDWFGGYVQVKQAEAPAPSDPGAIPEPSSWAMMIGGFAIAGALMRRNSARRRTVSFS; this comes from the coding sequence ATGAAGACCATCAATGCCCTCGCCGGTGCCATGGCACTCGCGATGGGAGCGGCACCCGCCGCCGCAACCACCTCCTTCATCACGGACCCGATCACCAATCCGTCGAGCGCTTGGGAGGGGATCGACTATTGGGGCGTGCAGGTGACCAGCCGCGACCATTTCGACCAGCTGCTGACCTTCGACATCCCCGACTACAGCAAGATCGACATCGTCATGCAGGGATCGCCGAAGTTCCGCTTCACGGACATCCTGCTGAACGGCGTGTCCATCCTCAGCGATTTCTCGATCGGCTATTCGCCCGCGCTGACGGCCACCGGCTATGCCAATGCGGGCGCCGTCTCGCTGCAGTTCGTCGGCGACTATACCTGCAACGATTGCTGGGGCGACTGGTTCGGCGGCTATGTCCAGGTGAAGCAGGCGGAGGCGCCGGCCCCGTCCGACCCGGGCGCGATTCCCGAACCCTCGAGCTGGGCGATGATGATCGGCGGCTTCGCGATCGCCGGTGCGCTGATGCGCCGCAACAGCGCGCGGCGCAGGACCGTTTCCTTCTCCTGA
- a CDS encoding 3-hydroxyacyl-CoA dehydrogenase NAD-binding domain-containing protein → MATTLSLDIDGDGIALVTIDVPGQSMNVITPDFFDDLAGAITRIADDEAVKGAVISSGKASGFMAGMDLKYLGKMLQDAVSNGGTGDGTDMGQLFESVFRLNALLRRLETCGKPVAAAIEGTCMGGGLELALACHRRVLTSDPRVTIGLPEILVGLFPGGGGSQRLPRLVGIQGALMYMLQGKSWRPAEALGMKVVDELAEPGKAVEAARAWVKANPGAHTQPWDVKGFKVPGGSGQFNPGFIQTMMAATVMTTKTTQRNMNAPHALLSAVYEGIQLPMDKAIRVESKYFARVVADPQAGNMVRTLFVSKQAAERGARRPAGVEKAPTKRLAMLGAGMMGAGIANVAAQAGIEVVLLDRDQAAADKGKAHAQAQMQKRLGRGMTPEKMEAALGRITPVTDAAALKGCDFVIEAVFEDPAIKAEITQRVETVLGPDVIFGSNTSTLPITSLAKAWTKPENFIGVHFFSPVEKMPLVEIIMGKQTGDAALAKALDFVAQIRKTPIVVNDSRGFYTSRCFGTYVQEGTQMLAEGINPALIENVGRQLGMPVGPLAVSDEVSIELGHKVTVATKAALGDAYVPSLADDVAAHMVALGRLGRKNGKGYYDYPADGGRKSLWPGLAAEYPLALMQPSPQAVRERLLYRQLVECARCFAEGVLVTPQDGDIGAIFGWGFAPYTGGPFSAIDTIDPAKVVEILDRLTAAHGARFAPPAQLREMAASGATYYGKAGARAA, encoded by the coding sequence ATGGCCACTACCCTCTCCCTGGACATCGACGGCGACGGCATCGCGCTGGTCACGATCGACGTACCCGGCCAGTCGATGAACGTCATCACGCCGGATTTCTTCGACGATCTTGCCGGCGCGATCACGCGCATCGCCGATGACGAGGCGGTCAAGGGCGCCGTCATCAGCTCCGGAAAGGCCAGCGGCTTCATGGCCGGCATGGACCTCAAATATCTCGGGAAGATGCTTCAGGATGCCGTGTCGAACGGCGGCACGGGTGATGGCACGGACATGGGCCAGCTCTTCGAGAGCGTGTTCCGCCTCAATGCGCTGCTGCGCCGGCTGGAGACCTGCGGCAAGCCGGTCGCCGCCGCTATCGAGGGCACCTGCATGGGCGGTGGCCTCGAACTGGCGCTGGCCTGCCATCGCCGGGTGCTGACCAGCGATCCCCGCGTGACCATCGGCCTGCCGGAAATCCTGGTCGGCCTCTTCCCCGGCGGCGGCGGCTCGCAGCGCCTGCCGCGCCTCGTCGGCATTCAGGGCGCCCTCATGTACATGCTGCAGGGCAAGAGCTGGCGTCCGGCCGAGGCGCTCGGCATGAAAGTGGTCGACGAGCTGGCCGAGCCCGGCAAGGCCGTCGAGGCGGCCCGGGCATGGGTGAAGGCCAATCCCGGCGCGCACACCCAGCCCTGGGATGTGAAGGGCTTCAAGGTCCCGGGCGGGTCGGGCCAGTTCAATCCCGGCTTCATCCAGACGATGATGGCCGCGACCGTGATGACCACCAAGACCACGCAGCGGAACATGAACGCCCCGCACGCGCTGCTCTCGGCGGTCTATGAGGGCATCCAGCTGCCCATGGACAAGGCGATCCGGGTGGAAAGCAAATATTTCGCCAGGGTGGTCGCCGATCCGCAGGCCGGCAACATGGTGCGCACACTGTTCGTCTCCAAGCAGGCGGCCGAGCGCGGCGCCCGCCGCCCGGCCGGCGTCGAGAAGGCGCCGACCAAGAGGCTCGCCATGCTCGGCGCGGGCATGATGGGCGCGGGCATCGCCAATGTCGCCGCGCAGGCAGGCATCGAAGTCGTGCTGCTGGACCGCGATCAGGCCGCGGCGGACAAGGGCAAGGCCCATGCGCAGGCGCAGATGCAGAAGCGTCTTGGCCGGGGCATGACGCCCGAGAAGATGGAGGCCGCGCTGGGCCGCATCACGCCGGTCACGGATGCGGCGGCGCTCAAGGGCTGCGATTTCGTCATCGAGGCGGTGTTCGAGGATCCGGCGATCAAGGCGGAGATCACGCAGCGCGTGGAAACCGTGCTGGGCCCGGACGTGATCTTCGGCTCCAATACTTCAACCCTGCCGATAACATCGCTTGCCAAGGCATGGACGAAACCGGAGAATTTCATCGGCGTCCATTTCTTCTCGCCGGTCGAGAAGATGCCGCTGGTGGAAATCATCATGGGCAAGCAGACCGGCGATGCGGCGCTCGCCAAGGCGCTCGATTTCGTCGCGCAGATCCGCAAGACGCCCATCGTGGTGAATGACTCGCGCGGCTTCTACACGTCCCGCTGCTTCGGCACTTATGTGCAGGAAGGCACGCAGATGCTGGCGGAAGGGATCAACCCGGCCCTCATCGAGAATGTCGGCCGGCAGCTCGGCATGCCGGTGGGGCCGCTCGCGGTCTCGGACGAAGTGTCCATCGAGCTGGGCCACAAGGTGACGGTGGCGACGAAGGCCGCGCTGGGCGATGCCTATGTGCCGAGCCTCGCCGACGATGTGGCCGCGCACATGGTCGCGCTGGGGCGGCTCGGCCGCAAGAACGGCAAGGGCTATTATGACTATCCGGCCGATGGCGGCCGCAAGTCGCTCTGGCCGGGCCTTGCCGCTGAATATCCCCTCGCCCTCATGCAGCCCTCTCCGCAGGCCGTGCGCGAGCGCCTGCTCTATCGCCAGCTCGTCGAGTGCGCGCGCTGCTTTGCCGAGGGTGTGCTGGTGACGCCGCAGGATGGCGACATCGGCGCGATCTTCGGCTGGGGCTTCGCGCCTTATACCGGCGGGCCGTTCAGCGCGATCGACACGATCGACCCGGCGAAGGTGGTCGAGATACTGGACCGGCTGACGGCGGCCCATGGCGCGCGCTTCGCCCCGCCAGCCCAGTTGCGCGAGATGGCGGCGAGCGGCGCCACTTATTATGGCAAGGCAGGCGCCAGAGCGGCTTGA
- a CDS encoding SDR family oxidoreductase has product MSAAAMPLALVTGGHRRLGARIAMGLARAGYALAIHGRHDAEPHPFLAECLAETGVPWAGFVADFLEPGSAETLVPAIAAHFGRAPDLLVNSASLFGQDRLDSVTGDELADHFAVNASAPILLTRSFARAERPAEADACIVNLLDQRLAQPHGDQLAYTVSKYALAGFTRIAARELAPRVRVNAVAPGLTLATEDYGAEQLALLGQAMPLQALPEPEDVARAVLYLAGARAVTGQTIHVDAGAHMRSYPRDFMHLG; this is encoded by the coding sequence GTGAGCGCCGCCGCCATGCCGCTCGCGCTCGTCACCGGCGGCCATCGCCGGCTCGGCGCGCGGATCGCGATGGGCCTTGCCCGGGCGGGCTATGCGCTGGCCATCCATGGCCGCCATGACGCCGAGCCGCATCCCTTCCTTGCCGAATGCCTCGCGGAGACAGGCGTGCCCTGGGCCGGGTTCGTCGCCGATTTCCTGGAGCCGGGCAGCGCCGAGACGCTGGTGCCGGCCATCGCGGCCCATTTCGGAAGGGCGCCGGACCTCCTTGTGAACAGCGCGTCGCTGTTCGGGCAGGACCGGCTCGACAGCGTGACGGGCGATGAACTGGCGGACCATTTCGCAGTGAATGCAAGCGCGCCGATCCTGCTCACGCGCAGCTTCGCGCGGGCCGAGCGGCCGGCGGAAGCAGACGCCTGCATCGTCAATCTGCTCGACCAGCGCCTGGCGCAACCGCACGGCGACCAGCTCGCTTATACGGTGAGCAAATATGCGCTGGCCGGCTTCACCCGCATCGCCGCGCGCGAACTGGCGCCGCGGGTGCGCGTCAATGCCGTGGCGCCGGGGCTGACGCTGGCGACCGAGGATTATGGCGCAGAGCAGCTCGCCCTGCTGGGGCAGGCGATGCCGCTCCAGGCCCTGCCCGAGCCTGAGGATGTGGCGCGGGCCGTGCTCTACCTCGCCGGCGCGCGCGCGGTGACGGGGCAGACCATCCATGTCGATGCCGGCGCACACATGCGCAGCTATCCGCGCGACTTCATGCATCTGGGATAG
- a CDS encoding PadR family transcriptional regulator: MMRHGRSGGPAGPGACDGRQGSRGHGRGRRGFGNGFGDDFGEAIGSFVNSTIRNAMRGRHGPGPGPFGAEWNPAERRGPGGRGRGRMFDGGELRLVLLKLIGEGPRHGYDLIRAIEELTGGAYAPSPGVVYPTLTLLADMELIGEGESEGARKLYAITPAGEAHLAEHAEEVNALMARLEGLREMRERADHGPVRRAIGNLKAVLHARMGRGAGSDELPHDIAAILDEAARKIERL, translated from the coding sequence ATGATGAGACATGGAAGATCAGGCGGGCCCGCAGGCCCGGGGGCATGCGACGGGCGGCAGGGATCGCGCGGGCATGGGCGAGGCCGACGCGGCTTCGGGAACGGGTTCGGGGACGATTTCGGAGAGGCCATCGGCAGCTTCGTCAATTCGACCATTCGCAATGCCATGCGCGGCCGACATGGCCCGGGTCCGGGGCCGTTCGGTGCCGAATGGAACCCCGCGGAGCGGCGTGGCCCCGGGGGCCGGGGGCGCGGTCGCATGTTCGATGGCGGGGAACTGCGCCTCGTGCTCCTCAAGCTGATCGGGGAAGGACCGCGCCATGGGTACGACCTTATCCGCGCGATCGAGGAGCTGACGGGCGGCGCTTATGCCCCGAGCCCCGGCGTCGTCTACCCGACGCTCACATTGCTCGCGGACATGGAATTGATCGGCGAGGGCGAGAGCGAAGGGGCGCGCAAGCTCTATGCGATCACGCCGGCCGGCGAGGCCCATCTGGCCGAACATGCCGAGGAAGTGAACGCGCTGATGGCACGGCTCGAGGGCTTGCGCGAGATGCGCGAGCGGGCCGACCACGGGCCGGTGCGGCGTGCCATAGGCAATCTCAAGGCCGTGCTGCATGCCCGCATGGGACGTGGCGCGGGCAGCGACGAGCTGCCGCATGACATCGCCGCCATTCTCGACGAAGCCGCGCGCAAGATCGAACGGCTGTGA
- a CDS encoding mechanosensitive ion channel family protein, giving the protein MDRAMAGLPGWLASLIVAGAAIIVALTLHWLAVQIVRRASARSVSSIDDNLLLRLRQPSRWLFVAIALSLVQPALALDEGGLRLWTRLSGLLVPALIGWLAIAVLGVVFDIIQARADIDVADNLRARRRRTRSGILYRIAIFIVLLVTFCMMLMSIPSVRSIGVTLIASAGLAGLAVGAAAQPALKNLIAGIQMAFTEPIRIDDVVIIEGEWGRIEEIRLTYVVVKVWDERRLVVPVSKFLEDSFQNWTRQTSQLLGSVFWYLDPATDISRLREKVGEIITAHPLWDGRFWNMQVTDTKPEAMEVRALMTAADASKAFDLRCDVREGLLAFIRDAMPDALVQYRGRVAMVGGAGEGGANRGGPDRGGPDLGSSDTGGGIGGAGSIPATSRGEGAAV; this is encoded by the coding sequence ATGGACCGAGCGATGGCCGGGCTGCCCGGCTGGCTGGCGAGCCTGATCGTGGCAGGCGCGGCGATCATCGTGGCGCTGACCCTTCACTGGCTTGCGGTGCAGATCGTGCGCAGGGCGTCCGCGCGCAGCGTGTCGAGCATCGACGACAATCTGCTCCTGCGCCTCAGACAGCCGAGCCGCTGGCTGTTCGTCGCGATCGCGCTGTCGCTGGTGCAGCCGGCCCTCGCGCTCGACGAAGGGGGGCTGCGGCTGTGGACCCGCCTCTCCGGCCTGCTTGTCCCGGCGCTGATCGGCTGGCTGGCGATCGCCGTGCTGGGCGTGGTGTTCGACATCATCCAGGCCCGCGCCGATATCGACGTTGCGGACAATCTGCGCGCGCGGCGGCGGCGCACCCGCTCGGGCATCCTGTACCGGATCGCGATCTTCATCGTGCTGCTCGTCACCTTCTGCATGATGCTGATGAGCATTCCCAGCGTGCGGAGCATCGGGGTAACGCTGATCGCCTCGGCGGGTCTTGCCGGTCTGGCTGTCGGCGCCGCCGCGCAGCCCGCGCTCAAGAACCTCATCGCTGGCATTCAGATGGCCTTTACCGAGCCGATCCGGATCGACGACGTCGTCATCATCGAGGGCGAATGGGGGCGCATCGAGGAAATCCGCCTGACCTATGTGGTGGTGAAGGTGTGGGACGAGCGCCGGCTCGTCGTGCCGGTCTCCAAATTCCTCGAGGACAGTTTCCAGAACTGGACCCGGCAGACCAGCCAGTTGCTCGGCAGCGTCTTCTGGTATCTTGATCCGGCGACCGACATTTCCCGGCTGCGGGAGAAAGTGGGCGAGATCATCACCGCGCATCCGCTGTGGGACGGGCGCTTCTGGAACATGCAGGTGACCGACACCAAGCCCGAGGCGATGGAAGTGCGGGCGCTGATGACGGCGGCGGACGCCTCCAAGGCCTTTGACCTGCGCTGCGACGTGCGTGAAGGGCTGCTTGCCTTCATCCGCGACGCGATGCCCGATGCGCTGGTGCAGTATCGCGGGCGCGTGGCCATGGTCGGCGGCGCGGGCGAGGGAGGCGCGAACCGTGGCGGGCCTGATCGCGGCGGCCCGGACCTCGGCAGTTCCGACACGGGTGGCGGGATCGGCGGGGCAGGGTCGATCCCTGCCACATCGAGGGGCGAGGGGGCTGCTGTTTAA